A stretch of Miscanthus floridulus cultivar M001 chromosome 13, ASM1932011v1, whole genome shotgun sequence DNA encodes these proteins:
- the LOC136502219 gene encoding zinc-finger homeodomain protein 2-like — protein MDFDEHDDGDEEMTPMPVSSTYDAPMQPGLVGLGGGGTPKPGDSGGGSFRTPGGVVGGCVGGGGGTRYRQCLKNHAVGIGGHAVDGCGEFMAAGEESSIDALRCAACGCHRNFHRKESDSPTGGSGADPAAAALSPAAITAYGAAAAHHHHHQFSPYYRTPAGYLLHQHQQLTAAAAGHMRQRPLALPSTSHSGRVDEGDDMSGLIGPMVVAPMVGMSLGSGGGPSGSGGSGSGKKRFRTKFTQEQKDRMLAFAERLGWRIQKHDEAAVQQFCEEVCVKRHVLKVWMHNNKHTLGKKP, from the coding sequence ATGGACTTCGACGAGCACGATGACGGCGACGAGGAGATGACGCCGATGCCCGTGAGCTCGACCTACGACGCGCCGATGCAGCCAGGGCTGGTGGGACTGGGAGGCGGCGGGACCCCGAAGCCCGGGGATTCTGGAGGCGGGAGCTTCAGGACGCCGGGTGGCGTCGTGGGAGGATgcgtaggcgggggcgggggcaccAGGTACCGGCAGTGCCTCAAGAACCACGCTGTCGGCATCGGCGGGCATGCGGTGGACGGCTGCGGCGAGTTCATGGCCGCTGGCGAGGAGAGCTCCATTGACGCGCTCCGCTGCGCGGCCTGCGGCTGCCACCGCAACTTCCACCGCAAGGAGTCCGACTCGCCCACGGGCGGCAGCGGCGCcgatcccgccgccgccgccctgtccCCGGCCGCCATCACCGCCTACGGCGCCGCTGcggcgcaccaccaccaccaccagttctCCCCCTACTACCGCACCCCAGCCGGGTACCTCCTCCACCAGCACCAGCAGCTGACGGCCGCGGCCGCCGGGCACATGCGTCAGCGCCCGCTCGCGCTCCCGTCCACCTCCCACTCGGGGCGCGTCGACGAGGGCGACGACATGTCCGGGCTGATCGGCCCCATGGTTGTGGCGCCCATGGTGGGCATGTCCCTGGGCTCCGGCGGCGGCCCGTCAGGGTCCGGCGGCTCCGGTTCCGGTAAGAAGCGGTTCCGCACCAAGTTCACGCAGGAGCAgaaggaccggatgctggcgttCGCGGAGCGCCTCGGGTGGCGGATCCAGAAGCACGACGAGGCCGCCGTGCAGCAGTTCTGCGAGGAGGTTTGCGTCAAGCGCCACGTCCTCAAGGTGTGGatgcacaacaacaagcacacccTCGGCAAGAAGCCATGA